The Candidatus Margulisiibacteriota bacterium DNA segment GGATGTGCTTTTCAAAATAATACTACCAATGTCCGTGCCGGCAATTATCGCTTCTTACCTAATAAGCATGACGCTATCACTGGAAGACTTTGTAATAACCTTTTTTGTTGCAGGGCCAGGAGCAACTACGCTGCCGCTTTATATATATTCTATGATCCGCTTTGGGGTATCTCCGGTAATTAATGTTTTATCTGTTTTTATTATTGTGGCTTCGGTACTTCTGACCCTGCTGACCCTGCGTTTTTCCAAATATTTATTTAAATAAAGCTCTATATTTATAATGTTTTCCGCTTGAATTGGGATATTCTAATATTTATTGTATAATTTAAGCGGAGCCTGTAATGAATAAATTCTTTTATTTGTTAGCCTTTTCCTTGATATTATTGATCCTGACTAATGTCGGCTGTAGCAAAAAAGTGCAGAACACACTATATATTTATAACTGGACTTACTACATTCCTGAAAATATTATTAAGGATTTTGAACAGAAATTTAAAGTAAAGGTTGTTTATGACGTATATTCATCCAACGAGGAGATGTTTGCCAAACTGAAAGCCGGCGGAAAAGGTTATGATCTGGTATTCCCTTCAGGTGATTTTGTGAAAATTATGATCAAGGAAAAGATGTTGGAAGCCATAGATAAAAGTAAAGTTCCCAACTTTCAATATATGGATACTCAGATCCTGAAAAAAATCAATTATGATCCGGGTTGTGCCTACAGCGTGCCTTATATGATGGGGACAGCGGGGATTGCTGTAAATAAAAAGTTCGTAAAAAATTATGAACACAGTTCCAATATTTTCAAACGAAGAGATCTTCAAGGAAAGATGACTTTGCTGGACGATATGCGCGAAGTTATGGGGCTAGCCTTAAAAAATCTGGGATATTCTGTAAATACTACCAACAAAGAAGAATTGGAAAAGGCCAAAACGCTTATTTTGGAGTGGAAGAAAAACATCTTGAAGTTTGACGCCGAATCTTTTGCCAAAGGGTTTGCCGCCGGTGAATTCTGGGTGGTACAGGGTTATGCTGAAAATATATACCTGGAACTGGATGAGAATCAACAACAGGACGTGGACTATTTTATCCCCAAGGAAGGATCAGCCATGTATATAGACAGTATGGTAATTTTAAAAGATGCAACACATATAGAACTGGCTTATAAGTTTATTAACTATATTCTGGAGCCTCAGGTTTTTGCGCAGATACTGGATTATTTACGGCTTCCTGCTATTAATACCGAAGCCAGGAAATATGTAAAAAACCAGCCGCACTATCAAGTGAATGACTTAATGAATTGTGAGATCAAGGAAGACTTAGGCCAGGATGTTGAGCTTTATAACAGGATCTGGGAAGAAATACGGATGTAAGTTTATAAGAAGGAAGGAAATACAAATTCATTAATAAATTGACGAAACGCCTTTAACATTTGGGGTTTGGCTGAATCCATCAAGCTTTCCGAAAGATGCTGTACATCCTCTAAAATATCCAGTTCCATATAATAAAAATATTCCCGTTTAACGGAAAATTAAACATTTTTTGAGCTAAATGGTTTAAGGTATAACCTTCAAATCGCTGATAAGCCATACTCCCGAACCCTTCAGGGTGGGAGAAATACTTATACCTTCAACAGCAGTGAGCGTAAACCCGTCCATAGGTGCTTTATCCGGCTGCCAGTCCTGACGATGTTTGAATTCATTTAAAGGAATTGTGATGATTTTCCAATCCTGGAAGTTTATAGGAACAAGCTTGATAAAACGTTCGCCGCCATTGTCGGTAATTTCTATTCGGGCAATATTACTTGAGGAATCACCTTTAATTCTAAGAACAACACTATTTTTGATATTCCAGGAATATTTTTTGCTGAAAGATTTTCCGATGCCGCCCCAGTCTCCAAGTTTAAACGATAATTTCAGACAGGGGGAATTATCAATCATAACCTGCCCAACTTCAATAGAAGAATTTTTGCTAAAAAAAGCGGTCCATTCGGAAATATCTTTAAAATCTTCCTGATATAAAGCAACAGACTGGACTGATTCGACATTCATATTTTGAATAGTTAAAGGTTTTTGGCAGCCAGAAATAAACAATAAAGATGTCAGTAGAAAAGTGGTTAAAATTTTATACATAAGTTCAGCTCCTTGTACCTTTAGTTTTATCAGCCAGATTATAGCAAATACAGTATATATTTAAAATATCAAATATAAATGTTGTTATCCATGGAACTAAGAGCTAGAATTAATTGTAAAACAAACAGATGCAAAGATACAGAACTATTTTTTTAGCCTTTATTATGCTGGGAATAGGATTTTCACAAACATTAACGTGGGAAGACTGTGTGAAAAGCAGTGTTAAATATAACTCCGATTTAATTATTGCCAGAGAAAAAATAAAGCAAAGTCAGCTTAATGAAAAATCAGCAGAAAGTGATTTATTACCTCAACTCGGAAGCACTTTTTCAGTAAAACGTTCTAAATCCACCCTGGGTACGCAGGATAATTTTTCTGGCCAATTAAGTATAAGCCAGTTACTTTTTGACTGGGGTAAAACATCTTATAACCTGGAGAAAGCTCAAAGGAGCACAATGTTTTATAAATACAGCTACGTTTATAATTCAGCCAGTACGCGTTCTGATTTGCGTAAAGCTTTCATTAACCTGCTTAATTATCAGGAACAACTGAAGCTAAACAGTTCTATAGAAGCCAGCAGAAAAAAGCAGTATGAGTTGATTACCTTGCGTTATGAATCCGGGCGTGAACATCGCGGGGCACTGCTGACAGCACAGGCTGATTTGAGCCAGGCAACTGCGGCTGTTCAGGCAACAATAAGAAATCTGGGGTTGGCACAACAAAAGTTAGCCTTGGAAATGGGGCTGGATAGCTGGAATGAACTTGAAGCAACGGGGAATTTTATAGTGCAAAATTATGAAGCTGTGGATTTTGAAAAGATTGCAAAAGAGCATCCGAACTTGCTGCAATATGAGTGGGATAGGAAAAGCAAAGAATCAAGCCTGGAAGCAGCCAGAGCCGGAGAGTTGCCTTATATTTATGCCAGCTTGAGTTATGGTCTTAACGATAATCAGTTCTTTCCCCAGAATGACAGCTGGTCTATGGGCATCAATGCGTCCTATACTATATGGGACTGGGGCAGCCTTGCTTCTCAAACAGGAATTGCGCAGTCGCAGTATGATCAAGCAGTGGAATATGAGAAAAGTGTATATAAAAATGTTTTATATAACCTCAAGGAAGCATGGATAAATCTGATCAATGCACGGGATAATGTGGATATAAGCAAAAAATATCTGGAAGCCAGCGATGTGAGATCACAAATCGCTGACGTTCAGTATTCCACAGGGCAAATTGGTTATGACAACTGGATTTTAATCATTAACGATAATATTAATATGAAAAAAAATTATCTTTCCGCAGAAGCCGGCCTTTTGACTGCCGAGGCGGCATGGATTATGGCTAAAGGAGGAACACTGGAAAATGAAGAATAAAAAATGGATTGTCGTGCTTATCAGTATAATTGTTGTTGTGGCTGGCGGATATTATGTCTATAAAACAAAAATACAGAAACCTAAAACCGATTATCAGATCAGTTATATTAAACCTGCTTATAATGATATGCTTATTTATGTTTCAACAACAGGCATGGTACAACCGGAAGACCGGATTGTTATAAAACCGGATATTCCCGGAAGAATAGATAAAGTGCAGGTAAAAGAAGGCCAGCATGTACAAAGCGGTCAGACTCTTATTCTTATGAGCTCGACAGACAGGGCGTCTCTGCTGGATGCAGCAAAATTAAAAGGCAGCAGTGTATATAAGTATTGGGAAGATGTTTATAAACCGATTCCTTTGCTAGCTCCTATAAACGGGGAGGTAATCGCTGTTAACTTCAATGCCGGCCAGGCCGTGGGGCTTTCCGATGAACTTATTGTTTTATCTGATCATTTGATTGTAAAAGCACAGGTTGATGAAACAGATATCGGCAAAATTAAACTAGGACAAAAAACCAATATTTATCTGGATGCTTACCCGAACGATATTGTTACAGGTAAAGTAATACATATTTCTTATGAATCAACAGTTGTTAATAATGTCACAATTTATGAGGTTGAAATAATTCTGGATAAAACCCCGGCATTCTTCCGTTCGGGAATGAGTGCCAACATCAATATCCTGGTTAAAGACAAAAAACACGTTCTGACCCTCCCCTTAACCGCTATACAAGAGGAAGGTAATAAAAAATTTGTATTGGTGCAAAATGGGAAAAATCCAGCTGAAAAAGTACGAATAAAGATAGGTCTTATGGATGACACAAAAGCGGAAATTATTTCAGGACTTAATGAAAACAATCAGATAGAAATAAAAACTAAAAAATATAACAGTAAAAAGAAGGTTAACGGCAGCCCACTGTCAATTAAACGTCCTGGCGGCGCTGGCAGCAAAGCCCATTAATTTATGTTCGAACTGAAAAATATTATTAAAGAATACAATAATGGAGAAATAAGTTTCAGGGCACTAAACAATGTTTCATTAAAGATTGATGCGGGTGAGTTTGTAGCGATTATGGGCCCTTCCGGGTCTGGCAAATCTACTCTGTTACATATCCTGGGTTTTCTGGATAAACCGGATAGCGGACAGTACATTCTTGATGGACAGAATACTTCTCATTTTACCGATACCCAGTATGCCCAACTTAGAAAAGATTATATCGGCTTCGTTTTTCAACAGTTCCATTTATTACCCAGAATCACGTCTATTCAGAATATTCATCTGCCCTTGATTTATTCCGGAAAAAAGCAGTTAAAACGCAGGGCTTATGAACTTTTGGAACAGGTAGGCTTGAAAGGCAAGGAAACCAACAACCCCAACGAGTTGTCCGGTGGAGAACGTCAAAGAGTTGCAATAGCGCGGTCGCTTGTTAATGATCCGCTTGTAATAATGGCTGACGAACCTACGGGCAACCTGGACAGTAAAAGCGAAAAAGATATCCTGAAAATTTTACAGGATTTAAATGATCAGGGTAAAACAATAATTGTTGTCACGCACGAAGAAGATATTGGTAAGCAAGCGAAACGTATTATACGCCTGAAGGACGGAGAGATCGTTTCTGACGAGGTTCAGGTTAAAACAAAAATCGCGAAAAAGGGACATTTATCCGAATCGAAAGGCAAGAAACCTACAGGTAGCACCATACAATTTATGGACTATATTAAACAATCTTTTCAGATGATCTTTGCAAACAAGGTTCGTTCATTTCTTTCCATGCTCGGTATCGTGATCGGGGTTTGTACGGTTGTGGCAATGTTGGCGCTGGGTGCAGGAGCGAAAGTTTCCATTTCCTCATCATTATCCAGAATGGGTACGAATTTGTTGATGGTTGTACCTAACAGAGGACAGGGAACAGTTCCGGTAAAATTTACCATAAAAGATGTTGACGCTTTGAAAGGGCTTCCAATGATAAAGCGGGTTGCACCGCAGGTCTCAGGAGGAGTAACCCTCATTGCCGGAAATAAAAACTTGAGTTCTTATATACAGGGTTCGACTATAGAATCAGAGCAAATGCGTAATCGAACACCTGAATATGGGCGGTATTTTAATCAGGAGGAAATACAGAACCGTGAAAAAGTAGCGGTTATAGGCAAAACCGTGGCCACTGAATTGTTCGGTGACAACGATCCGTTAAATCAGATTCTGAAGATCAATAAGATTAATTTCAGGATAATTGGAGTGCTTCCGGCGTTAGGCGGTGGAACAGGGCTCAGGGATCAGGATAATGTGGTTTATTTGCCATTATCGACTGCAATGTTTAGAGTGCTTGGCAAACAGTATTATGATCAGCTGGATGTTGAGGTAAAGGATATAAAACAGGTTAGCGATGCGCAAACTGCTGTAACACAATTGATTACTAAAATGCATAACCTGACTCCGGAACAGAAGGATTCCATACGCATAATGAATATGGCAGAATTACAGGAAGCATTAATGAGCACGGTTAAAAGCCTGACGTTTTTATTGGGATTTATTGCATCCCTGTCACTTTTGGTTGGCGGTATCGGAATTATGAATATCATGCTGGTATCTGTTACTGAAAGAACACGAGAAATAGGCCTCAGAAAGGCGATCGGAGCCAGAAAGATAGATATTCTTATGCAGTTTATTACCGAAGCAGTGATTATGACTTTTACCGGGGGCATGTTAGGGATCCTTTTAGGGGTGGCAATTGCTACCATTCTTTCCAAAGTAGCAGCATGGACAATAGTTATTACGCCATCTGCCATAATTATTTCTACCTCATTTTCCATAACAATAGGGCTTATCTTTGGGATCTGGCCTGCTAAAAAGGCATCAAACCTCAATCCGATTGAAGCATTGAGGTACGAATAAAGTTATCTGGAAGTAGTTGTTTCCAGACTATTTTACTTTTTGGATCTTTTTTTTAATTCTTCTTTGCGTTTGGCCAGAGCTGTCATCAGAAAAATATTCATAAACAAACCGGGTATCAGGTTCATCCTGGATGCGGTAATCACAGAATTTAACAAAGGATTTGTCTGGAGATTAAATTCTTTCGAAGTACCTTCGGTTTTTTTAGAAACTGCATTCGAGTCAGCCTTTTTCCCAGATTCATAAACATTATTCAGAGAAACAGAATTAATATTCAAATTTATCCCCAGGTGTATTTTTTTATAAGCTTGGTTTGCTTGTTTTCACTTTTAACTAAGCGACCAGAATTGTTATTCAGTCCCTGAGCTAAAAGACGGTCAAAACTATCAATCGTTTGTATTTCAAGGGGCTGACTACTTAAATTTTCATTAAAGAAATGTTGAATGGAAAAATCATTAGATGTAAAAGCATTGTCGCCAAGCATGGAACAGAGTCTGGAATAATTTTTGATAAACAGACCATAAATTTTTTCGTAAGCGTCTTTATAAGCATAGATAAAAATTTCAGGAGATAATTCGTGTTCCGTAGTGACTTTGACAGTAAAAGAACTCATCATCAGATTGGTTTCAATACAAACAAGTTTGTCTTCATCTGCTGCTGTAATAACTTCTTTTTGCATAAGAGAACCAAGGGTATCAATTTTTTCACTATTACTTTCTACCAGATTTTCCATCCAGAGTTTGGACTGCAGCATTGATTCCATTTGAGTGCTCAAAACTTTTTTAATGTGCGGTTCAATTTTTTGCAGCATAAGCACATAATCCCGCATGAGCCCGGCGATTTCCATACAAAGCTCAGTTGTCGGGTAATCCCTGTCTATTAATTGAATACTCAGGAGCTCAAAGGTCCGGTTCATGTTGAGAACAAGATGAGTGCCTTTTAAGGAAACAAGGCTGGAGCCCAATTTTTCGGAGACCCGCCGGGTCATAGCTTCGAGCTGGGCGATCTCGGTTTCTATAGACATTTATCCACCCTGAACCAAAGGAAAGCCGTATTGATAAAGCCCTTTTTTCTTGTTAAAGAGTTCTTCTTCCAGTTTCTTCATAGTTTCATCAATAGCTTTCAAAGCATCTTTGACTTTAGCTCTTCCAGACGTGATTTCGGTTAATGTTTTTTGAACATCCGGATCATTTTTTAATTTAGGAAGTGTACTAATAGCTGCCTCTGTATAAAGCTGCGCATCTCTTAGGCGCTGTTCTTTTGCCAATAAGTCGATTTGAGCGTTTTTAGCTTTCATATAAGGCAAGTTGCAGGAGCGGTAAAGGGCCAGTAGTTCATCACGTTGGTTTTTGTCTTTTACCTTTTCTATAATCAGTTTATCTGCATCCGTCTTAAAAATTAAATTTATGCTGCCATTAATATCATTTGAATTTTCAAAATATTCACCAATATTACTGATAATTTCTGGGGCGACTTTCTTTATGTCGGCTATTTTCAAC contains these protein-coding regions:
- a CDS encoding ABC transporter permease: MFELKNIIKEYNNGEISFRALNNVSLKIDAGEFVAIMGPSGSGKSTLLHILGFLDKPDSGQYILDGQNTSHFTDTQYAQLRKDYIGFVFQQFHLLPRITSIQNIHLPLIYSGKKQLKRRAYELLEQVGLKGKETNNPNELSGGERQRVAIARSLVNDPLVIMADEPTGNLDSKSEKDILKILQDLNDQGKTIIVVTHEEDIGKQAKRIIRLKDGEIVSDEVQVKTKIAKKGHLSESKGKKPTGSTIQFMDYIKQSFQMIFANKVRSFLSMLGIVIGVCTVVAMLALGAGAKVSISSSLSRMGTNLLMVVPNRGQGTVPVKFTIKDVDALKGLPMIKRVAPQVSGGVTLIAGNKNLSSYIQGSTIESEQMRNRTPEYGRYFNQEEIQNREKVAVIGKTVATELFGDNDPLNQILKINKINFRIIGVLPALGGGTGLRDQDNVVYLPLSTAMFRVLGKQYYDQLDVEVKDIKQVSDAQTAVTQLITKMHNLTPEQKDSIRIMNMAELQEALMSTVKSLTFLLGFIASLSLLVGGIGIMNIMLVSVTERTREIGLRKAIGARKIDILMQFITEAVIMTFTGGMLGILLGVAIATILSKVAAWTIVITPSAIIISTSFSITIGLIFGIWPAKKASNLNPIEALRYE
- a CDS encoding extracellular solute-binding protein, with the protein product MNKFFYLLAFSLILLILTNVGCSKKVQNTLYIYNWTYYIPENIIKDFEQKFKVKVVYDVYSSNEEMFAKLKAGGKGYDLVFPSGDFVKIMIKEKMLEAIDKSKVPNFQYMDTQILKKINYDPGCAYSVPYMMGTAGIAVNKKFVKNYEHSSNIFKRRDLQGKMTLLDDMREVMGLALKNLGYSVNTTNKEELEKAKTLILEWKKNILKFDAESFAKGFAAGEFWVVQGYAENIYLELDENQQQDVDYFIPKEGSAMYIDSMVILKDATHIELAYKFINYILEPQVFAQILDYLRLPAINTEARKYVKNQPHYQVNDLMNCEIKEDLGQDVELYNRIWEEIRM
- a CDS encoding carbohydrate binding domain-containing protein, which codes for MYKILTTFLLTSLLFISGCQKPLTIQNMNVESVQSVALYQEDFKDISEWTAFFSKNSSIEVGQVMIDNSPCLKLSFKLGDWGGIGKSFSKKYSWNIKNSVVLRIKGDSSSNIARIEITDNGGERFIKLVPINFQDWKIITIPLNEFKHRQDWQPDKAPMDGFTLTAVEGISISPTLKGSGVWLISDLKVIP
- a CDS encoding TolC family protein produces the protein MKSSVKYNSDLIIAREKIKQSQLNEKSAESDLLPQLGSTFSVKRSKSTLGTQDNFSGQLSISQLLFDWGKTSYNLEKAQRSTMFYKYSYVYNSASTRSDLRKAFINLLNYQEQLKLNSSIEASRKKQYELITLRYESGREHRGALLTAQADLSQATAAVQATIRNLGLAQQKLALEMGLDSWNELEATGNFIVQNYEAVDFEKIAKEHPNLLQYEWDRKSKESSLEAARAGELPYIYASLSYGLNDNQFFPQNDSWSMGINASYTIWDWGSLASQTGIAQSQYDQAVEYEKSVYKNVLYNLKEAWINLINARDNVDISKKYLEASDVRSQIADVQYSTGQIGYDNWILIINDNINMKKNYLSAEAGLLTAEAAWIMAKGGTLENEE
- a CDS encoding efflux RND transporter periplasmic adaptor subunit; translation: MKNKKWIVVLISIIVVVAGGYYVYKTKIQKPKTDYQISYIKPAYNDMLIYVSTTGMVQPEDRIVIKPDIPGRIDKVQVKEGQHVQSGQTLILMSSTDRASLLDAAKLKGSSVYKYWEDVYKPIPLLAPINGEVIAVNFNAGQAVGLSDELIVLSDHLIVKAQVDETDIGKIKLGQKTNIYLDAYPNDIVTGKVIHISYESTVVNNVTIYEVEIILDKTPAFFRSGMSANINILVKDKKHVLTLPLTAIQEEGNKKFVLVQNGKNPAEKVRIKIGLMDDTKAEIISGLNENNQIEIKTKKYNSKKKVNGSPLSIKRPGGAGSKAH